A region of Arabidopsis thaliana chromosome 5, partial sequence DNA encodes the following proteins:
- the RHS19 gene encoding root hair specific 19 (root hair specific 19 (RHS19); FUNCTIONS IN: peroxidase activity, heme binding; INVOLVED IN: oxidation reduction, response to oxidative stress; LOCATED IN: endomembrane system; EXPRESSED IN: root hair, root; CONTAINS InterPro DOMAIN/s: Haem peroxidase (InterPro:IPR010255), Plant peroxidase (InterPro:IPR000823), Peroxidases heam-ligand binding site (InterPro:IPR019793), Haem peroxidase, plant/fungal/bacterial (InterPro:IPR002016); BEST Arabidopsis thaliana protein match is: Peroxidase superfamily protein (TAIR:AT3G49960.1); Has 1807 Blast hits to 1807 proteins in 277 species: Archae - 0; Bacteria - 0; Metazoa - 736; Fungi - 347; Plants - 385; Viruses - 0; Other Eukaryotes - 339 (source: NCBI BLink).), whose amino-acid sequence MARFSLVVVVTLSLAISMFPDTTTAQLKTNFYGNSCPNVEQIVKKVVQEKIKQTFVTIPATLRLFFHDCFVNGCDASVMIQSTPTNKAEKDHPDNISLAGDGFDVVIKAKKALDAIPSCKNKVSCADILALATRDVVVAAKGPSYAVELGRFDGLVSTAASVNGNLPGPNNKVTELNKLFAKNKLTQEDMIALSAAHTLGFAHCGKVFNRIYNFNLTHAVDPTLNKAYAKELQLACPKTVDPRIAINMDPTTPRQFDNIYFKNLQQGKGLFTSDQVLFTDGRSKPTVNDWAKNSVAFNKAFVTAMTKLGRVGVKTRRNGNIRRDCGAFN is encoded by the exons ATGGCGCGGTTCAGTCTGGTTGTAGTCGTGACTCTTAGTCTTGCCATCTCTATGTTCCCTGACACAACCACTGCTcaactcaaaaccaatttcTACGGAAACTCATGTCCGAATGTTGAACAAATCGTGAAAAAAGTCgtccaagaaaaaatcaaacagacCTTCGTCACCATCCCAGCTACTCTCCGCCTCTTCTTCCACGATTGCTTCGTCAAT GGATGTGATGCGTCGGTCATGATTCAATCAACGCCTACCAACAAAGCCGAGAAGGATCATCCAGACAATATTTCTTTGGCCGGAGATGGATTTGACGTTGTGATCAAAGCCAAGAAAGCTCTTGACGCTATCCCAAGTTGCAAAAACAAAGTCTCTTGTGCTGATATTCTTGCTTTAGCCACCCGTGATGTTGTTGTCGCC GCCAAAGGTCCGTCGTACGCAGTGGAACTCGGAAGGTTTGATGGTTTGGTGTCGACTGCGGCTAGCGTTAACGGAAACTTGCCCGGACCAAATAACAAAGTTACAGAACTTAACAAGCTTTTTGCCAAAAACAAACTTACCCAAGAGGACATGATCGCTCTTTCAG CGGCTCACACACTTGGATTCGCCCATTGTGGCAAAGTGTTCAACAGAATCTACAACTTCAACCTCACACACGCCGTTGACCCAACTCTAAACAAAGCCTACGCTAAAGAACTTCAGTTGGCTTGTCCCAAGACAGTTGACCCAAGAATCGCCATCAACATGGACCCAACCACTCCAAGACAATTCGACAACATTTACTTCAAGAATCTGCAACAAGGCAAAGGACTCTTCACTTCCGACCAAGTTCTCTTCACCGATGGTCGCTCAAAGCCCACCGTTAACGATTGGGCCAAGAATTCTGTTGCTTTCAACAAGGCTTTCGTAACCGCTATGACCAAACTCGGCCGCGTTGGCGTTAAGACTAGACGCAACGGTAACATTCGTCGTGACTGTGGTGCCTTTAACTGA
- a CDS encoding transcriptional regulator of RNA polII, SAGA, subunit (unknown protein; BEST Arabidopsis thaliana protein match is: unknown protein (TAIR:AT2G14850.1); Has 1807 Blast hits to 1807 proteins in 277 species: Archae - 0; Bacteria - 0; Metazoa - 736; Fungi - 347; Plants - 385; Viruses - 0; Other Eukaryotes - 339 (source: NCBI BLink).): protein MPTSQHHVVRTDISELKSQIEKRIGRAKTESYLNLLSKFLSLKISKSDFDKLIIVTVKRENISLHNALLRGILKNICLSKTLPPFVKNGVESDNKKKKQLNGAFQSLCKELPRSPRKGRTQRRLNKDGNISKGKSLVTEVVSSSGRQQWSMENVEEVDQLIPCWRSQPIEAPFGVNLRDVIKKQHRIDTCCYSSGELPDSVSLKKKLEDDLEEGLEVSVGFANSLNAGLDVFLKRLIKPCLELAASRSSNASSASSLVDFQVAMALNPSILGEDWPTKLEKIACRFR, encoded by the coding sequence ATGCCAACGAGTCAGCATCATGTCGTTAGAACAGACATTTCAGAGTTAAAATCTCAGATTGAGAAGAGGATTGGTCGGGCCAAAACAGAGAGTTACCTTAATCTCTTATCAAAATTCTTGAGCTTGAAAATCAGCAAATCTGATTTCGATAAGCTAATCATTGTGACGGTGAAGAGGGAGAATATAAGTCTACACAACGCTTTGCTTAGAGGGATTCTTAAGAATATATGTCTCTCAAAGACACTACCTCCATTCGTAAAGAATGGTGTAGAGTCagataacaagaagaagaagcaactaaATGGAGCTTTTCAATCTTTGTGCAAAGAACTTCCTAGATCACCTCGTAAAGGAAGGACTCAACGGAGGCTTAATAAAGATGGTAATATTAGCAAAGGGAAGAGTCTAGTCACTGAGGTTGTTTCTTCTAGTGGTAGGCAACAATGGTCAAtggaaaatgttgaagaagttGACCAATTGATTCCATGTTGGAGAAGTCAACCTATTGAAGCTCCTTTTGGTGTTAATCTTAGAGATGTTATAAAGAAACAACATCGTATAGACACGTGTTGTTACTCCTCTGGTGAGCTTCCTGATTCGGTTTCTTTAAAGAAGAAACTCGAAGATGACTTGGAGGAAGGATTAGAGGTTTCGGTTGGGTTTGCTAACTCGTTAAACGCAGGGCTAGATGTTTTCTTGAAGAGATTGATCAAACCGTGTCTTGAACTAGCAGCTTCAAGGTCTAGTAACGCTTCATCAGCATCTTCTCTGGTAGATTTTCAAGTAGCTATGGCGTTAAACCCATCGATACTAGGGGAAGATTGGCCTACAAAGCTTGAGAAGATCGCCTGCAGATTCAGATAA
- a CDS encoding GRAS family transcription factor (GRAS family transcription factor; CONTAINS InterPro DOMAIN/s: Transcription factor GRAS (InterPro:IPR005202); BEST Arabidopsis thaliana protein match is: GRAS family transcription factor (TAIR:AT3G49950.1); Has 1527 Blast hits to 1517 proteins in 214 species: Archae - 0; Bacteria - 2; Metazoa - 0; Fungi - 0; Plants - 1525; Viruses - 0; Other Eukaryotes - 0 (source: NCBI BLink).), producing MQIPTLIDSMANKLHKKPPPLLKLTVIASDAEFHPPPLLGISYEELGSKLVNFATTRNVAMEFRIISSSYSDGLSSLIEQLRIDPFVFNEALVVNCHMMLHYIPDEILTSNLRSVFLKELRDLNPTIVTLIDEDSDFTSTNFISRLRSLYNYMWIPYDTAEMFLTRGSEQRQWYEADISWKIDNVVAKEGAERVERLEPKSR from the exons ATGCAAATCCCTACTCTTATAGACTCCATGGCAAACAAACTCCACAAAAAACCGCCTCCGCTTCTCAAACTCACCGTCATTGCTTCCGACGCTGAATTTCATCCGCCGCCGTTGCTCGGAATCTCCTACGAAGAGCTAGGTTCAAAGCTAGTAAACTTCGCAACCACACGTAACGTTGCAATGGAGTTTAgaatcatatcttcttcttactccGACGGCCTCTCCTCCCTTATCGAACAACTAAGAATCGACCCATTCGTCTTCAACGAAGCTCTCGTCGTTAACTGCCACATGATGCTTCACTATATCCCCGACGAAATATTAACTTCGAATCTCCGATCAGTTTTCTTGAAAGAACTTCGAGATCTAAACCCAACGATCGTAACCCTTATCGACGAAGACTCGGATTTCACGTCGACTAACTTTATCTCCAG GTTACGGTCTCTTTATAACTACATGTGGATTCCTTACGATACCGCCGAGATGTTTTTGACACGTGGTAGCGAGCAAAGACAGTGGTATGAGGCAGATATAAGTTGGAAGATAGATAACGTAGTAGCCAAGGAAGGTGCGGAGAGAGTGGAGAGATTAGAGCCGAAGAGCCGGTGA
- the LBD37 gene encoding LOB domain-containing protein 37 (LOB domain-containing protein 37 (LBD37); CONTAINS InterPro DOMAIN/s: Lateral organ boundaries, LOB (InterPro:IPR004883); BEST Arabidopsis thaliana protein match is: LOB domain-containing protein 38 (TAIR:AT3G49940.1); Has 1807 Blast hits to 1807 proteins in 277 species: Archae - 0; Bacteria - 0; Metazoa - 736; Fungi - 347; Plants - 385; Viruses - 0; Other Eukaryotes - 339 (source: NCBI BLink).): MSCNGCRVLRKGCSENCILRPCIQWIETADAQGHATVFVAKFFGRAGLMSFISAVPDSQRPALFQSLLYEACGRTVNPVNGAIGMLWTGNWNICQAAVETVLRGGSLRPIPELLTHGGGFAGFPSPTSEEASEICTEMLNLQQNDSTDRNIYHHSRFSSSRSRSTMDSSSPTKRKRLSSEDQPSSELDLSLIPNFPIKQATPSSTRRRSVTPSMNSEDSGTTTTTTAFCDKGDVYGNGGGETTKLLNLFV, encoded by the exons ATGAGCTGCAATGGTTGCCGTGTTCTCCGGAAAGGTTGCAGCGAGAATTGTATCCTCCGGCCATGTATTCAATGGATTGAAACCGCCGATGCTCAAGGCCACGCCACCGTCTTCGTCGCTAAATTCTTCGGCCGTGCTGGTCTCATGTCCTTTATCTCCGCTGTTCCGGATTCTCAACGTCCTG CTTTGTTTCAGTCGTTGCTCTACGAAGCTTGTGGAAGAACTGTCAATCCAGTTAACGGAGCAATCGGAATGTTATGGACTGGAAACTGGAATATCTGTCAAGCGGCTGTTGAAACAGTGCTTCGCGGCGGTTCTTTAAGACCGATCCCGGAGCTTCTCACTCACGGCGGCGGTTTCGCTGGCTTTCCTTCGCCTACATCTGAAGAAGCATCTGAGATCTGCACCGAAATGTTGAATCTCCAGCAAAATGATTCCACCGATCGTAACATCTATCATCATTCACGATTCTCAAGCTCTAGATCTAGATCTACtatggattcttcttctccgacgaAACGTAAGAGATTATCATCGGAAGACCAACCATCTTCGGAGCTTGATCTATCTCTCATCCCTAATTTTCCCATTAAGCAAGCAACACCTTCTTCTACACGGCGGCGATCAGTAACACCGTCGATGAACTCAGAGGACTCCGGGACGACGACGACTACGACGGCGTTTTGTGACAAGGGTGATGTGTACGGTaacggaggaggagaaacGACCAAGTTGCTTAACCTTTTTGTTTAA
- a CDS encoding Acyl-CoA N-acyltransferases (NAT) superfamily protein (Acyl-CoA N-acyltransferases (NAT) superfamily protein; FUNCTIONS IN: N-acetyltransferase activity; INVOLVED IN: metabolic process; LOCATED IN: cellular_component unknown; CONTAINS InterPro DOMAIN/s: GCN5-related N-acetyltransferase, C-terminal (InterPro:IPR022610), GCN5-related N-acetyltransferase (InterPro:IPR000182), Acyl-CoA N-acyltransferase (InterPro:IPR016181); BEST Arabidopsis thaliana protein match is: Acyl-CoA N-acyltransferases (NAT) superfamily protein (TAIR:AT4G37580.1); Has 1807 Blast hits to 1807 proteins in 277 species: Archae - 0; Bacteria - 0; Metazoa - 736; Fungi - 347; Plants - 385; Viruses - 0; Other Eukaryotes - 339 (source: NCBI BLink).), protein MGKGFNVVVVREYDPKRDLTSVEELEESCEVGSLLVDLMGDPLARIRQSPSFHMLVAEIGNEIVGMIRGTIKMVTRGVNALRQADDVSPEINTTKLAFVSGLRVSPFYRRMGIGLKLVQRLEEWFLRNDAVYSYVQTENDNIASVKLFTEKSGYSKFRTPTFLVNPVFNHRVTVSRRVKIIKLAPSDAESLYRNRFSTTEFFPSDINSILTNKLSLGTYLAVPRGGDNVSGSLPDQTGSWAVISIWNSKDVYRLQVKGASRLKRMLAKSTRVFDGAFPFLKIPSFPNLFKSFAMHFMYGIGGEGPRAAEMVEALCSHAHNLARKSGCAVVAAEVASCEPLRVGIPHWKVLSPEDLWCLKRLRYDDDGVDWTKSPPGLSIFVDPREI, encoded by the exons ATGGGGAAAGGATTTAACGTAGTTGTGGTGAGAGAGTATGATCCAAAGAGAGACTTAACGAGTGTGGAAGAGCTTGAGGAAAGCTGTGAAGTCGGATCTTTATTAGTGGATCTCATGGGTGACCCTCTTGCCCGGATCCGACAATCTCCTTCTTTCCACATGCTG GTGGCAGAGATCGGTAATGAGATAGTCGGGATGATCAGAGGAACGATCAAAATGGTGACACGTGGTGTAAATGCATTACGTCAAGCCGACGACGTTTCGCCGGAAATAAACACCACCAAACTTGCCTTCGTCTCCGGCCTTAGAGTCTCTCCGTTTTACAG gagGATGGGAATTGGACTGAAACTGGTGCAAAGACTTGAAGAGTGGTTTCTACGAAACGACGCCGTTTACTCCTACGTGCAAACTGAAAACGACAACATAGCTTCGGTCAAACTCTTCACCGAGAAAAGTGGTTACTCCAAATTCCGTACACCAACTTTCTTGGTCAACCCGGTCTTCAACCACCGAGTCACTGTCTCTCGACGAgtcaaaatcatcaaactcgCTCCCTCCGACGCTGAGTCACTCTACCGCAACCGATTCTCAACCACCGAGTTTTTCCCTTCGGACATCAACTCAATCCTCACCAACAAACTCTCCCTCGGCACTTATCTGGCTGTGCCACGTGGAGGAGACAACGTTTCCGGGTCGTTACCCGACCAGACCGGGTCATGGGCCGTTATAAGTATTTGGAACAGTAAAGATGTTTACAGACTTCAAGTCAAAGGAGCGTCGCGTCTTAAACGCATGTTAGCTAAGTCAACGCGCGTTTTCGACGGAGCGTTTCCGTTTTTGAAAATCCCGTCGTTTCCCAATCTTTTCAAGTCGTTCGCGATGCATTTTATGTACGGTATCGGTGGCGAAGGGCCACGAGCGGCGGAGATGGTGGAGGCGCTTTGCTCACACGCACATAACTTAGCTAGAAAAAGCGGTTGTGCCGTCGTGGCTGCTGAGGTGGCGAGCTGTGAGCCGCTCAGAGTTGGGATTCCACATTGGAAGGTGCTCTCGCCGGAGGATTTGTGGTGTTTGAAACGTCTCCGATATGACGATGACGGCGTAGACTGGACCAAGTCACCACCTGGATTGTCTATTTTCGTTGACCCTagagaaatataa
- a CDS encoding Acyl-CoA N-acyltransferases (NAT) superfamily protein — translation MIRGTIKMVTRGVNALRQADDVSPEINTTKLAFVSGLRVSPFYRRMGIGLKLVQRLEEWFLRNDAVYSYVQTENDNIASVKLFTEKSGYSKFRTPTFLVNPVFNHRVTVSRRVKIIKLAPSDAESLYRNRFSTTEFFPSDINSILTNKLSLGTYLAVPRGGDNVSGSLPDQTGSWAVISIWNSKDVYRLQVKGASRLKRMLAKSTRVFDGAFPFLKIPSFPNLFKSFAMHFMYGIGGEGPRAAEMVEALCSHAHNLARKSGCAVVAAEVASCEPLRVGIPHWKVLSPEDLWCLKRLRYDDDGVDWTKSPPGLSIFVDPREI, via the exons ATGATCAGAGGAACGATCAAAATGGTGACACGTGGTGTAAATGCATTACGTCAAGCCGACGACGTTTCGCCGGAAATAAACACCACCAAACTTGCCTTCGTCTCCGGCCTTAGAGTCTCTCCGTTTTACAG gagGATGGGAATTGGACTGAAACTGGTGCAAAGACTTGAAGAGTGGTTTCTACGAAACGACGCCGTTTACTCCTACGTGCAAACTGAAAACGACAACATAGCTTCGGTCAAACTCTTCACCGAGAAAAGTGGTTACTCCAAATTCCGTACACCAACTTTCTTGGTCAACCCGGTCTTCAACCACCGAGTCACTGTCTCTCGACGAgtcaaaatcatcaaactcgCTCCCTCCGACGCTGAGTCACTCTACCGCAACCGATTCTCAACCACCGAGTTTTTCCCTTCGGACATCAACTCAATCCTCACCAACAAACTCTCCCTCGGCACTTATCTGGCTGTGCCACGTGGAGGAGACAACGTTTCCGGGTCGTTACCCGACCAGACCGGGTCATGGGCCGTTATAAGTATTTGGAACAGTAAAGATGTTTACAGACTTCAAGTCAAAGGAGCGTCGCGTCTTAAACGCATGTTAGCTAAGTCAACGCGCGTTTTCGACGGAGCGTTTCCGTTTTTGAAAATCCCGTCGTTTCCCAATCTTTTCAAGTCGTTCGCGATGCATTTTATGTACGGTATCGGTGGCGAAGGGCCACGAGCGGCGGAGATGGTGGAGGCGCTTTGCTCACACGCACATAACTTAGCTAGAAAAAGCGGTTGTGCCGTCGTGGCTGCTGAGGTGGCGAGCTGTGAGCCGCTCAGAGTTGGGATTCCACATTGGAAGGTGCTCTCGCCGGAGGATTTGTGGTGTTTGAAACGTCTCCGATATGACGATGACGGCGTAGACTGGACCAAGTCACCACCTGGATTGTCTATTTTCGTTGACCCTagagaaatataa